From a single Kitasatospora sp. NBC_00458 genomic region:
- a CDS encoding RHS repeat-associated core domain-containing protein, which yields MPDAVSGHSSTTTTTTGTWTRNIPGADEDLSATVTNTGTVELQLTDLFGSVVLVTDPALTAPVLLDADEYGNPAAGQAATRYGWPGAKQRSTEAQDGIVLMGVRLYNPATGRFLSVDPVPGGNANAYDYVYGDPVGQYDLDGRKCWKGFGWACSAGNQVQKHWRGIAQVGVTGVAVVAGAACVAATAGICGGAIAGYAIAAGIGASAGVANYRIGTEKRSTTGYVQAALTGIGNNLGGMHAGRVMLRSSASVRLQGSFTTLVRKPVRLRFWRL from the coding sequence GTGCCGGACGCGGTCAGCGGCCACTCGTCGACCACGACCACCACCACCGGCACCTGGACCCGCAACATCCCGGGCGCCGACGAAGACCTGTCCGCGACCGTCACCAACACCGGGACCGTCGAGCTCCAACTCACCGACCTCTTCGGCTCGGTGGTGCTCGTCACGGACCCGGCCCTGACCGCCCCCGTCCTCCTCGACGCCGACGAGTACGGCAACCCGGCCGCAGGCCAGGCGGCCACCCGCTACGGCTGGCCCGGCGCCAAGCAACGCTCCACCGAAGCCCAGGACGGCATCGTCCTCATGGGCGTCCGCCTCTACAACCCGGCCACCGGCCGCTTCCTCTCCGTCGACCCCGTCCCCGGCGGCAACGCCAACGCCTACGACTACGTCTACGGCGACCCAGTGGGACAGTACGACCTCGACGGCCGTAAGTGCTGGAAGGGGTTTGGCTGGGCTTGCAGCGCCGGCAACCAAGTACAGAAGCACTGGCGGGGAATCGCCCAGGTCGGAGTGACGGGAGTAGCTGTCGTAGCCGGCGCGGCGTGCGTAGCGGCGACGGCTGGCATCTGCGGTGGCGCGATCGCCGGCTATGCCATTGCGGCGGGAATCGGCGCTTCAGCAGGTGTGGCGAACTACCGGATCGGGACCGAGAAGCGAAGCACAACGGGATACGTTCAGGCCGCTCTGACTGGTATCGGTAACAATCTCGGGGGCATGCACGCCGGACGGGTGATGCTGCGCTCATCGGCATCGGTGAGGCTTCAGGGCTCCTTCACAACTCTCGTGAGGAAGCCCGTCAGGCTCCGCTTCTGGCGCCTATAG